The Verrucomicrobiia bacterium DNA window GAGGCGCTGGAGGTTGAGGTCGTTGATGGCCTCGATGGCGCGGCGCTGGCGGTCGGGTTCGACGCCGTCGGGGGTGGTGAGGTTGAGGATGGGTTCGCCGCGGCTGCGGAGGGGGACGCCCTGGTAGGCGGTGGGGAGGAAGCCGCTGCCCCAGTTGACGCCGCCGCCGCGGGGCCCGCGTGGACCGCTTTGGAGGACGACGAAGCCGGGGAGGTTGTCGGCCTCGCTGCCGATGCCGTAGGTGATCCAGGAGCCCATGCTGGGGCGGCCGAACTGGGCGGAGCCGGTGTTGAGGAAGAGTTTGGCGGGGGCGTGATTGAAGGCGTCGGTGGCGCAGGAGCGGATCAGGGTGATGTCATCGACGATGCGGGCGGTGTGGGGGAAGAGTTCGGAGACCCACATGCCGGAGTCGCCCCATTGGCGGAAGGCGCGTTTGGTGCCGAGGAGGGTGGACTTGTTCTGGAACGAACTGTCCATGAAGGCGAAGCGTTTGCCTTCGAGATAGGAGTCGGGGATGGCCTGGCCGTTGAGGTCATTGAGGCGGGGTTTGTAGTCGAACAGCTCGAGCTGGGAGGGGCCGCCGGCCATGAACAGGTAGATCACGTTGCGCGCCCGCGCGGGGAAGTGTCCGGGGCGGACGGCGAGCGGATGATCGGCGGCCGGGGGTGCGGCGAGCAGGGAACGACGGTCGAGGAGGGAGGCCAGGGCGAGCGAGCCGAGACCGAGACCGCAACGCCCGAAGAAGTGCCGGCGGGTGACGCGGGCGAGGGCGGTTTCGAGGGAGGGGAGGGGGGCGGACGGGGTCATTCCGGGGGACTATTCGCGGGTGATGGTTTCGTCGAGGTTGAGGAGCACACGGGCGACGGTGTCCCAGGCGGCGGAGGGGCCGTGGTCGCGGGATTCCAGTGCGAGGAGATCGCGGAGGCGATCGAGTTCGGTGGGGGAGGGTGGACGGGCGAGGCAGAGGCGGAAGGCGTGGGTGAGGCGCTGGTCGTCGTGTTCGGCGGGGAGATGGCGGAGACGTTCGGCGAGGGCCTGGGCGAGTTCGACGAAGGCGTGGTCGTTCAGGAGGGTGAGGGCCTGGAGAGGGGTGTTGGAGCGGGGACGGCGGGTGCAGGCGCTGAAGGAGTCGGGGGCGTCGAAGACGGTGAGGGCCGGGTGCGGGGTGGCGCGCCAGAAGTAGGTGTAGAGGCCGCGCCGGTAGCGGTCGGGACCTTCGCTGGGGGTCCAGGGGCGGCGGGACTGGCCGAGGTTCATGACGCCGTCGGGTTGGGGCGGGAAGACGCCGGGGCCGCCGATGGCGGGATGAAGTTTGCCGGAGGCGACGAGGGCGACATCGCGGATGATTTCGGCATCGAGGCGGAGGCGTTTCTGGCGGGCGAGCAGCCGGTTGGAGGCGTCGATGTCGGCGAGGTCGGGCCGGGCGCGGGAGGACTGGCGATAGGTGGCGGAGGAGACGATGAGGCGGTGCATGGCCTTGAGGCTCCAGTCGCGGGATTGGAACTCGATGGCCAGCCAGTCGAGCAGGTCGGGATGGGAGGGGGGCGAGCCCTGGGTGCCGAAGTCGTTCTCGGTCTCGACGAGGCCGCGCCCGAAGTACTGCTGCCAGACCCGGTTCATGGTGACGCGGGCGGTGAGGGGGTTGGCGGGATCGACGATCCAGCGTGCGAGGTCGAGGCGGTTGGGGGGGCGGGCGGAACCGTCGTGGGTCGGGTTGGGCCGGAGGGGATGAAGGATGGCGGGAGTGCCGGGCTGGACATCGGGGCCGCGCCGGGTGAAGTCGCCCTGGATGTGGATGTAGGATTCGCGGGGTTCGGCGCGTTCGGTGAGGACCATGGTGGTGGTGACCGGCGGGGCTTTGCGGCGGAGCGCGGCGAGTTGGCGTTCGAGGGCCTGGCGACGGGTGGCGACGTCCTCTGCCTCGTGCTCGGCGAGGGCGGCGAGGGCGGCTTCGAGTTCGCTGACGTGGCGGCGGTGATCGGCGAGGGCGGCCTGCTGGGCGGGGTTGGGCAGGGGCAGTCCGGGTTCGTCCTGGTTATTGAAGAAGGCGAAGAGCTGGAAGTACTCGCGGTGGGAGATCGGATCGAACTTGTGGTCGTGACACTGGGCGCAGGCCACGGTGAGGCCGAGGTAGGCGGTGGCGGTGGTGTTGACGCGGTCCACGACGGATTCGATGCGGAACTGTTCGGGATCGATGCCGCCCTCCTGGTTGATCTGGGTATTGCGGTGGAAGCCGGTGGCGACGCGCTGGTCGAGGGAGGCATCGGGGAGGAGATCGCCGGCGAGTTGCTCGACGGTCATGCGATCGAAGGGGAGGTCGTCGTTGAAGGCGCGGATCACCCAGTCGCGCCAGGGCCAGATCGAGCGGGGCGCGTCGATGCTGTAGCCGTGGGAATCGGCGTAGCGGGCGACATCGAGCCACCATCGGCCCCAGCGTTCGCCGTAGTGGGGGGAGCGGAGGAGGGAATCGACCGCCCGTTCGTAGGCGTCCGGCCGGGAGTCCGCGAGGAACGCATCGACCTCTTCCGGGGAGGGCGGCAGGCCGGTGAGATCGAGGGCGACGCGGCGCAACAGGGTGATGCGGTCGGCTTCTGGCGAAGGATGGAGCTGGCGGGATTCGAGGCGGGCGAGAATGAAGGCGTCGATGGGATTGCGGACCCAGGCGGTGTCGCGGACGGGTGGGAGCGGCGGGGGCGTGGGGGCCTGGAAGGCCCAGTGCGTCCGGCCTCCCGGGGTTTCATCGGCGGGGGCGGGGGCACCGGCGGCGATCCATTCTCGGAAGACTTGGACAATGTCAGGGGACAGCGCCGGTCGGCGATAGGGCATCCGGGAGATCTCGTCGTGGGAATCTTCGAGGACCTGGATGAGGAGACTGTCCGACGGGTTGCCGGGGACGTAGGCGGGTCCGAATTCGCCGCCGGCGAGGGCGGCGGCGGCGGTATCGAGGCGGAGGTCACCTTTCTGCTGGTCGGTGCCGTGGCAGCCGGTGCAGTGCTCGGTGAGGAGGGGCTTGATCTGGGAGAGGTAGTCCGGGGCTGCGATTGCGGATGCGAGGTTGAGGCCGAGCCAGAGGCTGCACCACCGGATCAAGGGCATGATGGGAATCACCTTAGAAAGAGAGGATCCGAAGGCAACCCCGGATCGTCCGGTCATTCGGAGAAATCGGTGTCGCGTTCGGTGAGGTCGAGTTCGCGGATCCAGATGTTGCGGTAGCGGACGTCGTGGCCCTCGGCCTGGAGTTTGAGGCCGCCGGGGGTGTCGGTGATGCCGCGGCCGCCGTCGTTGCCGCCGTCGATACCGGAGCGGGGGCCGCCCCAGACCTGGTTGATGGGCTGGTTGGTGTGAACCTTGATTCCGTTGAAGTACATCGTCACGAGGGCGGGTTCGGTGCGGCGCCCGTCCTGGAATCGCGCGGCGCGGAAGGTGATGTCGTAGGCATTCCATTTCCCGACCCCGTTGTAGGCGTGATAGGGGGAGGGGGTTTCGTTGATGACGGCGCCCATGCCGTGCTGGGTGCGGTCGCCGTCGAGGATCTGGATTTCGTAGCGGTTCTGGAGGTACACGCCGCTGTTGCCCCGGGGCTGCATCACGAGGAACTCGATATGGAGGCGGAAGTCGCGGAACTCCTTTTGGGTCACGATGTCGGCGGCGCCGTAGCGGCCCCCGGCGGCGGCGGGGTCATCGCTCATGACGACGGTTCCGGGGTCCACGGGGTCTTCGACGATCTTCCAGCGGATGGGGAGGGAGGAGGCGAAGCCGGGTCCCTGCCAGTAGGTCCACTTCTCGTCCAGCATGGCGCGGGAGCCGTCGAAGAGGACCTCGGCTCCGGGCGGGGGCGGGGCTCCGACGCCGAGGGTGGCGGGGGCGGCGGCAGTCGGGAACGAAACGTGGAGGGCGTACGTCAGGGCAAAGAGGATGGCGGCGCGTGCGGTGTGGAGGGAACGGCGGCCCTCGAAGAGGGGGGAGGGAGAAGGGATGCGGGGCATGGAGGCAGCATGGCGACGTGGCGGGGTGCCGGTCGAGTCCGGAGGTGACGCCGTGTGGAATCCGTGCCGGATCAACGGGCCGGGAAGGCGCCGAGATGGAGGGTATGTTTGGCGCGATGAAGCAGTTCGGCGGGAAGCTCAATGGTCGTCTTCATGGGCAGTGGATACAGGCATGTGGCCGCATTATCAATTCAGGCGCCAGCGGAGGGTGAACCGCATTTGCAGTCCGCGTTTCTGCTTCAGCCTGCCTTCGATCTTGGAGATCCGTCCCTCGCGTTGCTGGTGCATCTTGTTGCGGTCCTCTTCGCCCACGACGCGGGAGGAACGGTGCGCGGCGTCGCGCGCGTGACGTCCTGAAGGGCGACCCCAGATGGAAGAATGCTGCCCTGCCCCTGTGCGACCTCGTTCTCCACGAGAGCTGCGAGGTGCGAGACGATCGTCCTGGTCTCCTCCGCCTGGGCTTTGAGTTCCTCGGCGGCGCTGGCCGTCTCCTCGGCGCCCGAGGCATTGCCCTGGGTGACGCGATCCATTTGGGCGACGGCCGTGTTGACCTGGGAGATGCCCTGCAACTGCTCGCGGGAAGCGGTCGCGATCTCGGCGACGACCCCGTCGAGCTGCTTCGCCTTTTCCGCGATCCTGGCCAGCCGTTCGGCGACCTGCCCGCTGAGGCCGGCGCCATGGGAACTTTTCTCGATCGAATCGCCGATGCGCTCGGCGGTTTCTCGGGCGGCCTGGGCGCTGCGCTGGGCGAGGCTGCGCACTTCGTCGGCGACAACGGCGAATCCCTGACCGGCCTCTCCGGCCCGGGCCGCTTCGACGGCGGCGTTGAGGGCCAGGATGTTGGTCTGAAAGGCGATCTCGTCGATGGTCTTGATGATGCGCGAAATGTTGTCGCTGGACGCCTTGATGGCATCCATGGCGGCGGTCATTGCCGCCATTTCCCGGGTGCCCGCATCGGCCTCCGAGCTGGTGCTTGCGGCGAGCGACTTCGCGTGGTCGGCGCTGTCGGCATTCTTGCGGGTCGTGCCCGCCATCTCCACGAGAGAGGCGCTCGTCTCCTCCAGCGAGGCCGCCTGCTGGCTGGCTCCTTCGGCCAGATTCTGGCTTGCTCCGGAGATCTGCGCCGCAGCGGCCAGGTTCTGTTCGCTGGCCCCCCGTATCCGGGCGATGGCATCACGCAAGGGAGCGACGATCATGCGGCGGTTGAGAAACATGAAGCCGAGCCCGATGCCGCCGGACAGGGGCAGAACCCAGAACAGACTCTGCACCATGCCTGCCGCGACGACTTCGTCCACGCGGGCGAGGTCCGCCTTCAGGACAAAGGCGCCATGCACCTCGCCGGCCTTCCAGTTTTCCATCGCGAATCCGAGGATGTCTTTGCCGTCGCCGGTCGGACTGGTGGCCGGGTCGCCATGGCAGGCCAGGCAATCCTGGGTGAGCCGGATGGGGCGCGCGTACACGATCTGGTTGGCTTCCCGGTCGATCTTCACCAGTTCGGGTACGTCCCCGCGCTCGAGAATGTTCAGGATCTCCCTTTCTGAAGCGGTGGGAGTGTTTTCGGGATTGCGCGCCTGGTTCTTGGGCACGCGAAACTCGAAGCCGGACTCCTCGGCGGCCTTCGCGATCGCCTCCCACGCCGCAACGACTGGAATCGTCCGGTAGATTGTCGAGCCGCGCAGGTCGCCGGATTGCCGGTATTCCTCGAGGAGCTTGCGACGATCGAAGGCACCGCGTTCGCCGAGCAGGGAGATGCTCTCGCGGACGTTTTCCGCTTCGACGACGGCGGCACGCATGGCCTGGACCGTGAGATCGACGCCCTGTTGCTCGATTACAAATTTTTGCTTTAGCAGGGTGGCCGATACGGCCAGGGCGACGGCGCCCAATGCAGCGAAAACGACCTTGGTTCCGAGTTTCATGCGATTCGATCGGTGCGGAATGTCATGTGTTGAATCGGAGGTTCTGAGGTCTTCCTGTAGTTTCAGCGGCGGTATCGACGTGCCCCAAATGGGGGCAGCAACGCCGTGCGCCTTCGGGGCGTTTGTATCGATATCTTCCGCCCAAGACCGTGCGTTCGAGGGGCTTATGGCCATGATCAACGGGAGTCAATTTCAGGAGGGCATGGCCGCCACGATCCGCCCGGTGCTGATTCGCTGGTAAGAAAGACTGGGTTTGGTGCTCGAAACGTGATGGACGAGGAAGCCTCTCACGGAGGCACGAAGACACGGGGAAGGATGAGAATGAGATGGAGACCCTTGGGGTCGGCGGGGTGGCCGGGGTGTGCCTGCGGGTTCGAGGACGAGGACGAGTACCGCCCTTCGGGCTGAGTACGAGTCGGCTCGGATCCCGCGGATGGGTGCTGCGACCCCTGGCGGGGTCGTGTGCGAGGTGGGACTTCTGCCCGGGGGTCGAACCCGCAGAGCCGGGTCCGACCCCCGGCTAATCTCTGGAAACCCTCCGGGTTTCCGGGACCTGATCGAAGGGGAAGTTGCCAGGCTCGTTGTGCTCGGGCGCAGCTGCGAGTTATCGGAAGGCGTGTCGGAATCGGTAGCGACAGGAGAGACGAAGGTTCGCTCATCCCCGGGGTTCGTTCCGGTTCGATTCCGATACTGATACCGACGCCGACGCCGACGCCGACGCCGACGCCGACGCCGACGCCGACGCCGACGTTCCCCGCGTCGTAGCTGTCGACTGAGCGCATGTCCGACACCATGGAGATGCGCCCGCCTTGGAACGGGAGCGTGCTGCGGGCTGGACGGGCACCCGGGGGTTGCCCACGCTGCCTGCACACCGGAAATCCGTCCCGACCCAACCTTCCTCAGGACTTGGATCCGCACTGAAGACCGCCTGTCGCTGGGTGGTGGGATGGCGGACCGGTTCCGTGAGGATCGTTGTCGGAACCCATCAGGATCGAGCCAGCGATGAGTGCCCCGTCTTTCTCCACGAAGCACAAGGGGGCGATGTCCGCCTCCGACCCGAGGGATGGGCGGCGTCGGAACTGGGAGGTGAACCGGGCCCGGCTGCGATGGTTTGGGGCGGGGTTGGCGGTGTTGCTGGTGTCGGGAGGGTGGTTTTGCTGGCTGCAGCCTCCGCTGCCGGTTGGCCTGGTTCGTGCGGGGTTTCCTTCGTGGAGTTGGTGGTGGCAACCGCGTGAGGAGCATGCGGCGATGCGGCTGCCCCGGCTGCCATCGGCCCGATACAACGCCTCTTTCTTCATCAAGAGGTCGGGCTGGGTGGTGGGGGAGGCAGGGTTGCTTGTCCGTACCATGGATGGGGGCCGGTCCTGGACGGTTCCGTCGGAGGTCACGTGGGAGGCACCTGCGGGCGTGGAGCCGGAGGCAAGCGCAGCCACAGAGGCATACGGCGAGAAGGCGGGAGACATGCCGCCGAACGTCGAGCAGCGTTCCTTGCCGGCGGAGCAACGTGGGGTCCGGCAACCGGACGCCGAAACACCGCGGGGACCGCGAGACTTGTATGCGGTGCATTTTGCCGATGAGCAGCGCGGCTGGGTGGTGGGGGACGGGGGGGTAATTCTGCGGACGGAGGATGGCGGGGCGACGTGGCGGAGGCAGATGTCGGGCACCGATGCGGATCTCCGATCGGTGTCCACGGTCGATGGAACGAATGGCTGGGCAGTGGGCTGGGATGGGATCGTTCTGCGAACAGCGGATGGGGGGGCGACGTGGGGAGCGCAGACCTCGGGGATCAGGGAGCGCCTATTGTCCGTGGCGTTCGCGGATGGTCAGCGAGGCTGGGCGGTGGGCGAGGCGGGGACGATTTTGCGGACGGAGGATGGCGGGGCGAGCTGGCGGGAGCAGACCTCGGGCACCAAGGAGTATCTGATGTCGGTGGCAGTGGCGGACGGGCAGCGCGCCTGGGCGGTGGGTGGGGGAGGGACCCTTCTGCGGACGGAGGATGGCGGGGAGAATTGGAGGGTGCCGACTTCGGGTTCGGGCGCGAACGAAGAGTTCCGTTCCGTGGCGATGGCCGATGGAACGAATGGCTGGGCGGTGGGTTGGGGCGGAACAATCCTACGGACGGAGGATGGTGGCGCGACGTGGCGGGCCCAGACTTCGGGCACCCGGGAGCGTCTGGTTTCGGCCGTGGTGGCGGAGGGTCGGCGTGGCTGGGCCATGGGGCAGGGTGGGACGATTCTGCGGACGGAGGATGGCGGGGCGACGTGGTGGGCACAGACCGCGGGCCCCAGGGAGGATCTCGAGTCTGTGGCGTTGGCGGACGGGCAGCGCGGATGGGCGGTGGGGAGGGGCGGGACGATTCTGCGGACGGAGGATGGCGGGGCGACCTGGCGGGCCCAGGCAGCGGGCATGGTGGAGAATCTCCGGTCTGTGGCGTTGGTCGATGGGCGGCTGGGTTGGGCGGTGGGTGAGGCGGGGACGATTTTGCGGACGGAGGATGGCGGGGCGAGCTGGCGGGCGCAGGACTCGGGCACCGCGGTGAGTCTATCGTCCGTGTCGGCGGGGGATGGGCGGCGTGGCTGGGCGGTGGGTTCGGGCGGGACGATCCTGCGGACGGAGGATGGCGGGGCGAACTGGCGGGCCCAGGACTCGGGCACCGTGGTGGATCTACCGTCCGTCTCGGCGCTGGATGCTCTGCGTGGCTGGGCGGTGGAATCGATCGGGCGAATCCTTCACACCGATGACGGCGGTGGAAGCTGGCGGGTCCAGTACGCGGGAGTGGGGCAGATCCTGCGGGCCGTGTGGATGGCGGATGGGCAACGCGGGTGGGCGGTGGGAGAGGAGGGCGCGATTCTGAGAACCGAGGACGGCGGGGCGAGCTGGCAGGGGCAATCGTCGGGCACGCTTCAAACGCTCCATGCCGCCGCACTGGTGGATGGGCAGCGCGGCTGGGTGGTGGGCAATGGCGGCGCCATCCTGCGGACGGAGGATGGTGGGGCGAGTTGGCGGAAGCAGAATTCGGGCACGGTGGAGGATCTCCGATCCGTGGCGGTGGCCGATGGGCAGCGGGGATTGGCAGTGGGCAGGGGCGGCACGATTCTGCGGACGGAGGATGGCGGGGAGAACTGGCAGCGGGTGGAGATGGGGCGCTACCGCCGATGGCCTGCGCCGGTGTTCTGGGTGAGCCTGGTGGCCGCGGCGGGACTTGGGTGGGTGGGCTGGCGGGTGCCGCCGACGGATGCGAGCCGGCGCCGCACCACGGCCATCGAGGATTTTGCCGCATCGGATCGGCCGCTGCGGGCCGGGGAATTTGACGCGCTGAATCTGGGGCCCCTGGCCGAGGGCATTGCCAATTTCCTGCGACACGAAAAGACGCTGGGACCGCTGACCTTCGCGGTGGAGGGACGATGGGGTTCCGGGAAGAGTTCGCTGATGGGGCTGTTGCGGTCGCGATTGGAGCGGCACGGCTTCCGCACCGTCTGGTTCAACGCGTGG harbors:
- a CDS encoding PSD1 domain-containing protein, translated to MPLIRWCSLWLGLNLASAIAAPDYLSQIKPLLTEHCTGCHGTDQQKGDLRLDTAAAALAGGEFGPAYVPGNPSDSLLIQVLEDSHDEISRMPYRRPALSPDIVQVFREWIAAGAPAPADETPGGRTHWAFQAPTPPPLPPVRDTAWVRNPIDAFILARLESRQLHPSPEADRITLLRRVALDLTGLPPSPEEVDAFLADSRPDAYERAVDSLLRSPHYGERWGRWWLDVARYADSHGYSIDAPRSIWPWRDWVIRAFNDDLPFDRMTVEQLAGDLLPDASLDQRVATGFHRNTQINQEGGIDPEQFRIESVVDRVNTTATAYLGLTVACAQCHDHKFDPISHREYFQLFAFFNNQDEPGLPLPNPAQQAALADHRRHVSELEAALAALAEHEAEDVATRRQALERQLAALRRKAPPVTTTMVLTERAEPRESYIHIQGDFTRRGPDVQPGTPAILHPLRPNPTHDGSARPPNRLDLARWIVDPANPLTARVTMNRVWQQYFGRGLVETENDFGTQGSPPSHPDLLDWLAIEFQSRDWSLKAMHRLIVSSATYRQSSRARPDLADIDASNRLLARQKRLRLDAEIIRDVALVASGKLHPAIGGPGVFPPQPDGVMNLGQSRRPWTPSEGPDRYRRGLYTYFWRATPHPALTVFDAPDSFSACTRRPRSNTPLQALTLLNDHAFVELAQALAERLRHLPAEHDDQRLTHAFRLCLARPPSPTELDRLRDLLALESRDHGPSAAWDTVARVLLNLDETITRE
- a CDS encoding DUF1501 domain-containing protein — translated: MTPSAPLPSLETALARVTRRHFFGRCGLGLGSLALASLLDRRSLLAAPPAADHPLAVRPGHFPARARNVIYLFMAGGPSQLELFDYKPRLNDLNGQAIPDSYLEGKRFAFMDSSFQNKSTLLGTKRAFRQWGDSGMWVSELFPHTARIVDDITLIRSCATDAFNHAPAKLFLNTGSAQFGRPSMGSWITYGIGSEADNLPGFVVLQSGPRGPRGGGVNWGSGFLPTAYQGVPLRSRGEPILNLTTPDGVEPDRQRRAIEAINDLNLQRLVETGDPEIATRIAAYEMAYRMQTSAPEATDLAGESKATLDLYGIQDDRPSFARNCLLARRLVERGVRFVQLYHTNWDSHGGPGENLEDDLEKVCLDVDQGQAALVRDLKARGLLDDTLVIWGGEFGRTPMGESREKTGRNHHIDAFTTWMAGGGVKAGHVHGETDELGFGVVRDRVHVHDLHATLLHLLGLDHLKLTFRFQGRDFRLTDVHGNIITELLA
- a CDS encoding DUF1080 domain-containing protein — encoded protein: MPRIPSPSPLFEGRRSLHTARAAILFALTYALHVSFPTAAAPATLGVGAPPPPGAEVLFDGSRAMLDEKWTYWQGPGFASSLPIRWKIVEDPVDPGTVVMSDDPAAAGGRYGAADIVTQKEFRDFRLHIEFLVMQPRGNSGVYLQNRYEIQILDGDRTQHGMGAVINETPSPYHAYNGVGKWNAYDITFRAARFQDGRRTEPALVTMYFNGIKVHTNQPINQVWGGPRSGIDGGNDGGRGITDTPGGLKLQAEGHDVRYRNIWIRELDLTERDTDFSE